The genomic interval CCATTAAGGACTTGATCGAATATCGTCGAAGAAACGAAATTTTAGTTGAGCGAGTTTCCGAAGCGAAATTACCAACGAAATATGGTGATTTTAAGATCATTTCCTTTCAGAGTAAAGTTTCCAATGAATATCATATTGCTTTGGTAAAAGGTGAAGTTGCAGGGAAGGAAAATATACTGGTCAGAGTTCATTCCGAATGTTTGACGGGAGATGCACTTTTTTCAGCAAGATGCGATTGTGGTGAACAGCTGGAATATTCCTTTCAAAAAATCGAGGAAGAAGGAACAGGCGTTATTCTTTATATGAAACAGGAAGGTCGTGGAATTGGTTTCCTGAACAAGATGAAAGCATATCATCTGCAGGATCATGGCAAAGATACGGTTGAAGCAAATCTGGAACTTGGATTTAAAGATGATATGCGGGATTATGGGATCGGAGCACAAATTCTGAAAGAACTTGGTTTACATAAGATCAGGTTGCTGACCAATAATCCAAGAAAATTAGTTGCCCTTGAAGGTTACGATCTGCAAATTGTAGAAAGAGTTCAAATCGAGATTGAACCTCAGAAAAACAATGTTCATTATTTAAAGACCAAAAAAGACAAATTGGGACATATTTTGGATAAAGTATGATGTTTTCCACGAAGGCTCAAAGACACAAAGAGTAAACGGGAAAATAATAGA from Candidatus Cloacimonadota bacterium carries:
- a CDS encoding bifunctional 3,4-dihydroxy-2-butanone-4-phosphate synthase/GTP cyclohydrolase II codes for the protein MKYKFAKIEEAIEDFKNGKFVVVVDDENRENEGDLICSAELITPPMVNFMITKAKGLLCVPMTEKRLKELNIPLMTDENTETHGTKFTVSVDHRASTTGISAKERANTIRELANKEAKAKDFLRPGHIFPLIAEDGGVLKRTGHTEATIDLTTLAGLNPVGALCEIIKEDGEMARLAELTEFAKEYDLHLITIKDLIEYRRRNEILVERVSEAKLPTKYGDFKIISFQSKVSNEYHIALVKGEVAGKENILVRVHSECLTGDALFSARCDCGEQLEYSFQKIEEEGTGVILYMKQEGRGIGFLNKMKAYHLQDHGKDTVEANLELGFKDDMRDYGIGAQILKELGLHKIRLLTNNPRKLVALEGYDLQIVERVQIEIEPQKNNVHYLKTKKDKLGHILDKV